One region of Carbonactinospora thermoautotrophica genomic DNA includes:
- a CDS encoding AAA domain-containing protein: MDRNRTPPAPIGEMRRALEIEIAVCRRSFDRTAPKALLRDGVRGANGETDCYRFAFDQWPPFREDRYLLIHQGYADGCDEEWYPAEVVHLDRHAGTVTLRTHTDLGDRPAHAQLREDGARLLERLYERLGEAVGERSRLNLAMSRLVLGEGGWAVSRERHPDRYVRGLDRFDAAQRDAVAQALASTVTFVWGPPGAGKTDVVAAIVEGAVRLGHRVLLLAPTNVAVDQALSRVCERLADHPDFDHGLIQRHGPIQLQSLDERYGDRVDHRRTAERLTAELDARIARLRERHSRLSDQISAYERVEDLRKQIRFDNAQHAGHRILLDRIERDLAALDRRIAEVQRHIDQLQRRTRPLTWLRFRSLRELLQRRDELREEAEVRRAALTGPQQRLAAIDQHRQAVRAELERAEADLADPDLDLHTFRRQLADCEGELAEVRGQRRALLDDLTGRCRVHAATTVKAYSSRLPEADVVVVDEAGMVDLAEAFYVAGLARKRVVFAGDFRQLPAIVNGHTDARTAEDERNLVRTWLARDVFTAAGLVDANGLVVPDSRLASLAVQYRMHEDICALVNTVAYPDAPLRTGRRGPPSARSPSSPLAAPLVLVDTSEAGAHSGRPTYNLVHAVAIQELVRRVRAEGALLGAQAAELRRVLAVIAPYREQVAQLALGLTELLGAPAAGLVDTVHRFQGSQRPVVIVDTTEACAEKLGPFYGETGLRSRTTRLLNVALSRAADHLVVVANVAHLRANLPPGSEVATLLDHLEDHAHRIPLERLVPLRTAGDLADLAPEELARPAFFPARECLAAIGWDVERAERVIEIYCPFLNQTSVRHWIGRLRGPISRGVTVTVYTREPARPVERRLYEELAAAGCHMRPRRTLHEKVVIVDDVLWHGSLNLLAYWRSTDLMMRLASSMLCDQVRRVVHTARPGAGPAERPRRPQGPPPPAPTWSGERCPRCGVGKLVIRRRRDNGHAFWACTEWRGNGATSCTYTRSLDTPRDARSD, from the coding sequence ATGGACAGGAACAGGACTCCGCCAGCGCCGATCGGTGAGATGCGCCGAGCGCTGGAGATCGAGATCGCGGTTTGTCGGCGTTCCTTCGACCGGACCGCTCCGAAAGCTTTACTACGGGACGGCGTCCGCGGCGCGAATGGCGAGACGGATTGCTACCGCTTCGCCTTCGACCAGTGGCCGCCTTTTCGCGAGGACCGCTACCTGCTCATCCACCAGGGGTACGCCGACGGGTGCGATGAGGAGTGGTATCCGGCGGAGGTCGTCCACCTGGACCGGCACGCCGGCACGGTCACGCTCCGGACCCACACGGACCTGGGCGACCGGCCCGCGCACGCGCAGCTGCGCGAGGACGGCGCGCGGCTTCTGGAGCGCCTGTACGAGCGGCTCGGCGAAGCCGTCGGCGAGCGTTCCCGCCTCAACCTCGCGATGAGCCGCCTGGTGCTCGGCGAGGGCGGGTGGGCCGTGTCCCGCGAGCGCCACCCTGACCGGTACGTGCGGGGGTTGGACCGGTTCGACGCGGCCCAGCGCGACGCGGTGGCGCAGGCGCTGGCCAGCACCGTCACCTTCGTCTGGGGCCCGCCTGGCGCGGGAAAGACCGACGTGGTCGCCGCCATCGTCGAGGGCGCGGTCCGTCTCGGGCATCGCGTCCTGCTGCTCGCCCCCACCAACGTCGCGGTCGACCAGGCGCTGTCACGGGTGTGCGAGCGGCTCGCCGACCACCCGGATTTCGACCACGGCCTGATCCAGCGGCACGGCCCTATCCAGCTGCAGTCCCTGGACGAGCGGTACGGCGACCGGGTGGACCACCGGCGCACCGCCGAACGGCTCACCGCCGAGCTGGACGCCCGCATCGCGCGGTTGCGTGAGCGGCACTCGCGGCTGAGCGACCAGATCTCGGCGTACGAGCGGGTAGAGGACCTGCGCAAGCAGATCCGGTTCGACAACGCCCAGCACGCCGGGCACCGCATCCTGCTCGACCGCATCGAGCGCGACCTGGCCGCGCTGGACCGCAGGATCGCCGAGGTGCAGCGCCACATCGACCAGCTTCAGCGCAGGACGCGCCCGTTGACCTGGCTGCGCTTCCGCTCGCTGCGCGAGCTGTTGCAACGCCGCGACGAGCTGCGCGAGGAGGCCGAGGTCCGGCGGGCGGCGCTCACCGGCCCGCAGCAGCGCCTCGCCGCCATCGACCAGCACCGCCAGGCCGTGCGCGCCGAGCTGGAACGGGCCGAGGCGGACCTCGCCGACCCGGACCTTGACCTGCACACGTTCCGTCGCCAGCTCGCCGACTGCGAGGGTGAGCTCGCGGAGGTCCGCGGCCAGCGGCGCGCCCTGCTCGACGACCTGACCGGCCGCTGCCGAGTGCACGCGGCCACCACCGTCAAGGCGTACTCCAGCCGGCTCCCCGAGGCCGATGTCGTCGTGGTGGACGAGGCCGGCATGGTCGATCTGGCCGAGGCCTTCTACGTGGCCGGCCTGGCCAGGAAGCGGGTCGTGTTCGCCGGCGACTTCCGCCAGCTCCCCGCGATCGTCAACGGCCACACCGACGCCCGCACCGCCGAGGACGAGCGGAACCTGGTGCGCACCTGGCTGGCCCGTGACGTGTTCACCGCCGCCGGGCTGGTGGACGCCAACGGGCTGGTGGTGCCCGACTCCCGGCTCGCCTCCCTCGCCGTCCAGTACCGGATGCATGAAGACATCTGCGCCCTGGTCAACACCGTCGCGTACCCGGACGCGCCCCTGCGCACCGGCCGCCGGGGACCACCGTCGGCGCGCTCCCCGTCCAGCCCGCTCGCCGCGCCGCTCGTCCTCGTCGACACCAGCGAGGCCGGCGCCCACAGCGGCCGTCCCACCTACAACCTGGTCCACGCCGTGGCGATCCAGGAGCTGGTCCGCCGGGTGCGAGCCGAGGGCGCGCTGCTCGGGGCGCAGGCCGCCGAGCTGCGCCGGGTGCTCGCGGTCATCGCGCCGTACCGGGAGCAGGTCGCGCAGCTCGCCCTGGGGCTCACCGAGCTGCTGGGCGCGCCCGCGGCCGGCCTCGTCGACACCGTGCACCGCTTCCAGGGCAGCCAGCGCCCGGTCGTCATCGTCGACACGACCGAGGCCTGCGCGGAGAAGCTCGGTCCGTTCTACGGCGAGACCGGCCTGCGTTCCCGGACCACCCGCCTGCTCAACGTCGCGCTCAGCCGCGCCGCCGATCACCTGGTCGTGGTCGCGAACGTGGCGCACCTGCGCGCCAACCTCCCGCCCGGCAGCGAGGTGGCCACCCTGCTCGACCACCTGGAGGACCACGCTCACCGGATCCCACTGGAGCGGCTCGTCCCCCTGCGGACGGCCGGCGACCTGGCGGACCTGGCCCCGGAGGAGCTGGCCCGGCCGGCGTTCTTTCCGGCCCGGGAGTGCCTCGCGGCGATCGGGTGGGACGTCGAGCGGGCGGAGCGCGTGATCGAGATCTACTGCCCGTTCCTCAACCAGACCTCGGTACGCCACTGGATCGGCCGGCTGCGCGGGCCGATCAGCCGGGGCGTGACGGTCACCGTGTACACCCGCGAGCCCGCCCGGCCCGTGGAGCGGCGGCTGTACGAGGAACTGGCCGCCGCCGGCTGCCACATGCGGCCCCGGCGCACCCTGCACGAGAAAGTGGTGATCGTCGACGACGTGCTGTGGCACGGTTCGCTGAACCTGCTCGCTTACTGGCGATCCACCGACCTGATGATGCGGCTGGCCAGCTCCATGTTGTGCGACCAGGTGCGCCGGGTCGTGCACACCGCCCGGCCCGGCGCCGGGCCGGCGGAGCGCCCGCGGCGTCCCCAGGGTCCTCCCCCGCCCGCGCCGACGTGGTCGGGGGAGCGGTGCCCGCGCTGCGGGGTGGGGAAGCTCGTCATACGCAGAAGGCGCGACAACGGTCACGCCTTCTGGGCCTGTACGGAGTGGCGCGGCAACGGTGCCACCAGCTGTACCTACACACGCTCGCTGGACACGCCCAGGGACGCGCGCTCGGACTGA
- a CDS encoding LacI family DNA-binding transcriptional regulator, with protein MATIHDVAARAGVSTATVSRALNGKASVDPTLVERVLAAVRELDYQPNALARSLRRQETAVWALVVSDVENPFCSALTRGVEDVAHANGYSVMLCNSDDDPSKEAHYLQVAVQDRVAGVILVPTSSDIDITRLAEHNIPVITIERPVRHHMADSVIVGMRQAAQQATEHLLRQGYERVACITGPEGLPVFEDRLAGYQDALHAGGRQVSSGYIRHVPLTVEGGRNAAEELLHLRNAPDALFVTQGTLAVGALETVQRLGLRTGRDLGFVVFDDLPWARLVDPPVTTVAPPTYAVGQQAAKLLLDRIANGPRASRSVMLPADLVVRGSSQRWLPLLEQDQSERASLGVSSERV; from the coding sequence GTGGCGACCATCCACGACGTCGCGGCACGCGCAGGGGTGTCCACCGCGACGGTCTCGCGAGCGCTCAACGGGAAGGCCAGCGTGGACCCCACCCTGGTCGAACGGGTGCTGGCGGCCGTCCGCGAACTCGATTACCAACCCAACGCCCTCGCCCGCAGCCTACGGCGCCAGGAGACGGCGGTGTGGGCGCTTGTCGTCTCCGACGTCGAGAACCCGTTCTGCAGCGCGCTCACCCGGGGCGTGGAAGACGTGGCCCACGCGAACGGCTACTCGGTCATGCTCTGCAACTCCGACGACGATCCCTCCAAGGAGGCCCACTACCTGCAGGTCGCCGTGCAGGACCGGGTCGCCGGCGTGATCCTCGTACCGACGTCGTCGGACATCGACATCACCCGGCTCGCCGAACACAACATCCCGGTGATCACGATTGAGCGGCCGGTCCGGCACCACATGGCGGACAGCGTGATCGTGGGCATGCGCCAGGCCGCGCAGCAGGCCACCGAACACCTGCTGCGCCAGGGGTACGAGCGGGTGGCGTGCATCACCGGCCCGGAGGGCCTGCCGGTGTTCGAGGACCGGCTGGCCGGTTACCAGGACGCGCTGCACGCCGGCGGACGGCAGGTGAGCAGCGGGTACATCCGGCACGTGCCGCTCACGGTCGAGGGGGGCCGGAACGCCGCCGAGGAACTGCTCCACCTGCGGAACGCCCCGGACGCGCTGTTCGTGACGCAGGGCACGCTGGCGGTCGGCGCGTTGGAGACGGTGCAGCGGCTGGGACTGCGCACCGGCCGGGATCTCGGCTTCGTGGTGTTCGACGACCTGCCCTGGGCGCGGCTGGTGGACCCGCCGGTCACGACGGTCGCCCCACCCACGTACGCGGTGGGCCAGCAGGCGGCCAAGCTGCTGCTCGACCGGATCGCCAATGGCCCGCGGGCTTCGCGCAGCGTCATGCTGCCGGCGGACCTGGTGGTGCGGGGCAGCTCGCAACGGTGGCTGCCCCTGCTGGAGCAGGATCAGTCCGAGCGCGCGTCCCTGGGCGTGTCCAGCGAGCGTGTGTAG